The following nucleotide sequence is from Longimicrobium sp..
CGCGCCGTTCCTCACCACCACCTTGCGGATCGGCATGTCCACCAGGCTCCCGCTCTGGTCGAAGGTGAACTTCCCCGTCACCCCCTCCCAGCCGCGCGTGCCGTGGAGGGCCTCCGCCACCTTGTCCGGCGAGGAGGTGCCGGCGGTGCGCATGGCGTTGGCCAGCACGTTCACGGCGTCGTAGCCCAGCGCCGCGCCCGCGTCCGGATCCTTTTGGTAGCGCGCGCGGAAGGCGGAGGTGAAGCGGCGCACCGGCGGCGACGGCGCGTCGGTGTGGAAGGGGCTGGCGATCACCGTCCCCTCGGCGGCGGCCCCGGCGGTGCGCACGTAGGTGGGCGTGGCGAGGGCGTCGCTTCCCAGGATGGCCGCGTTCATCCCGCGGCGGCGCAGCTCGGTCACCAGCACTGCGGCCTGCTCGCTCTGCCCGGCGATGAAGACGGCGTCCGGGTTCAGGTCCTTCCACCCCTCCACCGTCTGCTGCACGTCGCTGAGGTTGTGGGAGAGGCTGGGATCGTACGACTGGCGGTCCAGCACGCGCACCTTCTGCGCGGCGGCGCGCTCCTCGAAGGCGTTGGCCAGCCCGCGCCCGTACTCGTCGCGCGCGTAGTAGACCACCACCCGCTGGTAGCCCCGCTGCACCGCGTAGTCGGCCATCTGCTTCCCCACGTCCACGTCCGAGAAGATGGTGCGGAAGACGCGGCGGTATCCGCGCGCGGTCAGCTCCGAGGTGGTGGCGGTGGAGGAGACGAGGAGGAGGCCGGAGAGGTCGTAGATGGCGGCGGCGGGCACCGTGACGTACGACTGCAGGTGGCCGATGACCGCCACCACGTCCGGGTTCTTGCCGAACTCCTGCGCGATGAGGCGCCCCTTCTCCACGTCCTCGCCGTCGTCGGCGCGCAGGATGCGGATGCGGCGGCCGTTGATCCCCCCCTTGCCGTTGATCTCGGACTCGGCGAGCTCGATGCCCTGCCAGTAGAGCACGTCCTTGTGTGCTTCCCAGGGCCACGCGGCCCCGATCACGATCTCGCCGCGCCCGCTGGCCGCGCGCTTGAGGCGCTCGGCGGAGGGGTCTCCCGCGCCCCCGCACGACGCCAGCGACACGAGCGCCAGCAGGCAGAGGATGGGGCGGATGGGTTGCGTGCGGTGCATGGGACTCCGTGGGAGGGAAGTGCGTTAGTGCGTTAGTGCGTTAGTGCGTTTACGAGTGCAAAGTGCCAAGTGCAAAGTGCCAAGTGCCAAGTGCCGAACCGCGGGCGCCCCCCGCTTTTTGTCATCCTGAGCGAAGCGCCTCTCAGGCCCAGCCCGTGCTCCGACCTCCGGCGCGAAGCGAAGGATCTACTGCGCGTGACGCGGGGCCCGTACGCGACCCACCATGCTCTTGCCTCACCGGCTAGATCCTTCGCTCGCCGCCGGAGTGAAGGTGCGCCGCACGCATCGCGGAGGCGGCTCTCTCAGGATGACAGGACGTGAGTGAACGGCGATCCCGCCGGCCGCCGTCTACCCCCAGCGCACTCACGCACTAACGCACTCACGCACTTTCCGGTCAGACCAGCTGCCGGCGCGCGAGCTCGGCGAACAGTCCGTCGCGGGCGAAGAGCTCGTCGTAGGTGCCGTGCTCCGCCACGCTGCCGTTCTGGATCACGTAGATGCGGTCGGCGTTGCGGATGGTGCTCAGGCGGTGCGCCACCACCACGCGCGTCACCTTGAGCGTGTCCAGGCTGTGGCTCACGATCTCCTGCGTGCGGTTGTCGAGCGCGCTGGTGGCTTCGTCGAAGAAGAGGATGCGCGGGCGGTGCACCAGGGCCCGCGCGATCATCAGGCGCTGCCGCTGCCCGCCGGACAGGGTGCCGCCGCCCGTGTTGATGACGGTGTACATCCCCATCGGCATCTGCTTGATGTCCTCGTCCAGACCCGCCATGCGCGCCGCCTCCCACGCATCGTCCATGGTGGCGGTGGTGGGACCGGTGATGTTGGTGAAGATGTCGCCCGACATCAGCCCCGAGTTCTGCACCACCACGCCGATCTGCCGCCGCACGGCAAGCAGGTCCAGCCCGCTCAGCTCCTGCTCGTCGAACGTGACCGAGCCCGTTTCCGGCGTCTCGAAGCCGAGCAGCATGCGCACGATGGTCGACTTGCCGGAGCCCGACGAGCCCACCAGCGCCACGAACTCGCCCGGCTGCACGCGGATCGACACGTCCTGGAGGACGGTGGGGCCGTCGCCGTGGTAGCGGAAGGTGACGTGCTGCAGCTCCACCGCGCCGGAAAGCTCGCCGGGGTCGTGCTTGCCCGCGTGCACCTCCGGGGTGGCGCGCAGGATGGGGGCGACCTGCTCGAACAGGGGGATGACGACCAGCGCCCCGATCAGCGCGGTGCTGCTGGAGAGCATGGCGCCCAGCGAGAAGTTGAACGCCGCCACGAAGGCCAGGAAGTCGCCCGTGGCGAGCGCATCGGGGACCGGCGCGCCGCCCGCCCCAGGTCCGCCGGGTCCGGCCGGCGCGGCGGACCAGAAGAGGACCAGCGTGGCCAGCACCGGGAAGGCCGCGTTGAACACCGAAAGGAGGTTGCCCAGCGTGCGCGCCCGGTACTGCTGCACGCGCTGGTCGCTGAAGAGCCGCGCCCACAGCGCGAACGCCTGTGGCTCCGCGCCCACCAGCCGCAGCTTGGAGAGCCCGGTGAGCAGCTGCAGGACGAGGCCTGAGTTCTTGGCGCGCAGCTGCAGGATGGCGCGCTGGCTGCGGAGCTGCGCGTAGCTCACCACCCCCGTGGTGAGCACCGCCAGGGCGATGAGGAAGGCCGCCAGCTTCGCCAGGTGCGGGCTGTAGTAGAAGAGGAGCCCGAAGTTGGCGAGCGAGAAGAGCCCGCCCAGCAGCACGGTGACCACCGCGCCGGAGAGGATGCGCCGCATCTCCTCGATCGCCATGGCGCGGTCCGCCAGGTCGCCCGCCGCGTAGTCGCGAAAGAACGGCAGGGGGAGCGAGAGGAGCCGGTCCAGCACCGCCGCCTGCAGGCGCGGCCCCACCTTGCTCTCGATGCGCAGCAGCGCGAAGCCGCGCGCCACCTGGAAGAGGACCGAGGCGAGCGCCGCGATCACCAGCCCGATGGTGAGCTGAAGGAGCTGCGCGCGGTCGGCGCCGGGAATGACCACGTCGTACAGCATCCCGATCGCCATGGGCGTCACCAGCCCCAGCAGGGCGACCCCGGCGCCCGCCAGGATGGCCGTGGTGCGGTCGCGCCGGATGTTGTGCTGGCCGAAGCGCCACAGATCGCGCGCGTTCAGCGGGTCGGGCGCAAAGGGCGAGTACAGCGTGAAGGCGAAGTGCCCGATCGTCTCCGCCACCTTGTCGTCCACGCGCGTCTCGGTGCGCGCGAAAGGGTCCACCAGGTTGTAGCCGCCGTCCGGAAGGGGAAAGAGCGCCACCGCGCGCGACCGCTCCGCCAGCCGCCCCAGGAGGGGGCCGTTGTCGCGCTTCCACCACTCGCCGCGCAGCGTGACGCGGCGGGTGCGCACCCGGTACGCGCGCGCCACCGCCTGGATGGGGTCGCTGGACTGGAGGAGCTCGTGCCCCCTGGGAAGGTGCCCCACCTCGATCCCCTCCGCCGCGGCGACCAGGCGGAAGGCGGCGAGGAGCGACTCCTCCTCCTTCTCGTCGCCGGTGGGGCGGGCGCGGAGCAGGGCGCGCTTCACCGGCTTCTGCATGGTGAGGGCGAGGCGCGCCACGGCCGAGGTCATGGCGTCCTGGCTGGCCTTCTTCTGCTTGCGCGCCCGCTCGCGCTGCTCGTGCTCGGCCGCCACCAGCCGGTCGGCCACGCGCTCCAGCACGCGAAGCTGAAGGTGGTCGAGGGCGTCCCACGCGGCGGCGGGGTCCCATCCGTCCTCGCCGGAGAGGAGCTCTTCGGTGCTCACCAGGCGCAGGGTGGCGGGGCCGGCCGCCTGCACCCACGCGCGCCGGGTGATGGGGAGGAGCTCGCCCTCGCCGAGCGCCACTTCGGCGCCGCCGGCCAGCGACACGCTCCCCGCGGTGGGCTGGATCCACGAGAGCTGCGGGGTGGGGCGCACGCAGGCGCCGGCCTCCACTTCCAGCATCGAACCCGGGTCGAGCGTGCGGTGGCGGGGGATGCGCCCTTCCAGCGCGAGCGTGTCGTACAGCCGCTCCACCCACCCGTGCAGCGCCTTCGCAAGCCGCGGGCGCGCGGCGGCGTCGGGGGCGCGGTCGCGGTAGGGCGCCAGGTCCACCTCCAGCAGCGTGGTTCCCGGCGCGCCCACGCCCAGCAGCGCCATTCCCGCGGCCTCGCCGGTGCCCACCATGGACTCGCCGGCTGCCACGCGGAAGAGGTGGGTGCGGCTCCCGGAGGGCTCGCCTCCCTCCATGCGCGTGGCGAAGACGTCGATCCGCCCCGTCTGTACGAGCCAGGCGCGCCCGTGCTCCAGCAGGAGCGGATGGGCGTTGGTGGCCTCGCGCACCGCCGTGCCGGCGGCGGCCCTCTGGAGCGGCGTTGAGTTGCTCATCTGGCCTTTGTGGTGCGTGGTGCGGGGGGCCCTCACCCCCGCTCGTTCCTCGCTGCCCCCTCTCCCGATAACGGGAGAGGGGGCGGTACCGAATCCCGCGGCCTTACTCCATCGCGATCAGCTGGCTGTAGGCGCCGCCGCGAGCCTTGAGCTCGTCGTGGGTGCCGCGCTCCACGATGCGGCCGCGGTCCAGGACGACGATCTCGTCGCAGTCGCGGATGGTGCTCAGGCGGTGCGCCACGATCAGGCACATGCAGCCGCGGCGGCGCAGGTTGTCGTCGATCTCCTTTTCGGTGATCGGGTCCAGGGCGCTCGTGGCTTCGTCCAGCACCAGCAGGGTGGGGTTGTTCACCAGGGCGCGCGCGATCTCCAGCCGCTGGCGCTGCCCGCCGCTGAAGTTGCGGCCGCCCTCCTCCACCTTCCCCGAATAGCCGCCGGTGCGCGCGCTGATCTCGTCGTGGATGCACGCGTCGCGGGCCGCCTGCACCAGGTCCGCGTCGGAGACGGTGTCGTCCCACATCGTCAGGTTCTCGCGGATCGTTCCCTCGAAGAGGAAGATGTCCTGGTCCACCACCGCCAGGCTGCTGATGAGGGTGCGGCGCGCGTGCCCGGCGCGCGGGAGCCCGTCCAGCAGCACCTGCCCGGCCCACGGGTCGTAGAGGCCGCTCACCACCCGCGCCACGGTGGACTTGCCGCTCCCCGAGCCCCCCACCAGCGCCACCCGGCTCCCGGGCTTGAGGGTGAGGTTGAAGTCCTGGATGAGCGCGGGCTCCAGCCGGCTGTAGCCAAAGGACATCCGCTGGATCTCCAGGTGCCCGTCGAGCTTGGTGCGGTGCGCCTCCTCGTCGGGCGCCTCGTGGGTGTAGCGCACCTCGGCGCGCAGCACGTCGTCCAGCCGGTTCAGATCGCTCCCCACCTCGTGCAGGGTGCTCCCCAGCGCCACCAGCCGGTTGACCGGGGTGAGGAAGGCGAGCATCAGCGCCTGGAACGCCACCAGCATCCCCATGCTCATCTCGCCGTCCATCACCCGCTGCCCGCCCAGCCCCAGCACCAGCGTGCTGCTGAGCGCCATCAGCAGGGTGGGGAGCACGGAAAGGAGCTGCGTCTGCCCGCCCAGCTCCTGCTTGGCGTTCACCACCTTGGCGTACTGCCCCGCCCAGCGCGCGAAGAAGTCGCTCTCCGAGCCGGTGCTCTTGAGCGTTTCGATGTTCATCAGCCCGCCCATGGTGGTGCCCACGGAGCGGCCGTAGTCCTTGGCCAGGCGGTAGCTGAGGTCGGTGCGCCTGCGCGACACCGCCACGAGCGCCACGATGTTGAGGGCGGCGGTCGCCACCACCACGGCCGTCATCCACAGGTCGTAGCCGGACATGAGCACGGCGTAGAACGCCACCACCACGATGCTGAGCAGCGTCGTCGCCAGCTCGCCCGAAAGGACGTGCGCGGCGCGGTCGTTGAGCCCCACGCGCGACGCGATCTCGCCCGGAAAGCGCTGCGAGAGGAACTGCATGGGAAGGTGCAGGACGTGCCAGAAGAAGCGGGTGGAGGCCGTGAGCGACAGCTTCGTCTCCAGCCGCAGCAGGTAGAGCTGCTGCAGCCAGGTGAGCGCGGCCATGAAGAGCGCGGTGACCCCCATGGCCGCCAGGAGCGGCGTCACCCAGTCGCTCAGCCCGCGGATGAGCACGGCGTCCACGTACACGCGTGAGAAGGTGGGCACCACCAGCCCCGGCACCACCAGCGCCAGCCCCGCGAGCACGATGAAGGCGAGCGCGGCGTGCGAGCGCGGCAGGCGGCGACGCAGCGCGCTCACCAGCGAGCGCCCTTCGCCGCCGGGCTTGAACTCGGGCCCCGGCTCCATGACCAGCGCCACGCCCGTGAACGACTCGTCCAGCTCCTTGTCCGACACGACGCGAGGGC
It contains:
- a CDS encoding penicillin-binding protein activator, whose product is MHRTQPIRPILCLLALVSLASCGGAGDPSAERLKRAASGRGEIVIGAAWPWEAHKDVLYWQGIELAESEINGKGGINGRRIRILRADDGEDVEKGRLIAQEFGKNPDVVAVIGHLQSYVTVPAAAIYDLSGLLLVSSTATTSELTARGYRRVFRTIFSDVDVGKQMADYAVQRGYQRVVVYYARDEYGRGLANAFEERAAAQKVRVLDRQSYDPSLSHNLSDVQQTVEGWKDLNPDAVFIAGQSEQAAVLVTELRRRGMNAAILGSDALATPTYVRTAGAAAEGTVIASPFHTDAPSPPVRRFTSAFRARYQKDPDAGAALGYDAVNVLANAMRTAGTSSPDKVAEALHGTRGWEGVTGKFTFDQSGSLVDMPIRKVVVRNGAFHHLDETAAPR
- a CDS encoding NHLP bacteriocin export ABC transporter permease/ATPase subunit; this encodes MSNSTPLQRAAAGTAVREATNAHPLLLEHGRAWLVQTGRIDVFATRMEGGEPSGSRTHLFRVAAGESMVGTGEAAGMALLGVGAPGTTLLEVDLAPYRDRAPDAAARPRLAKALHGWVERLYDTLALEGRIPRHRTLDPGSMLEVEAGACVRPTPQLSWIQPTAGSVSLAGGAEVALGEGELLPITRRAWVQAAGPATLRLVSTEELLSGEDGWDPAAAWDALDHLQLRVLERVADRLVAAEHEQRERARKQKKASQDAMTSAVARLALTMQKPVKRALLRARPTGDEKEEESLLAAFRLVAAAEGIEVGHLPRGHELLQSSDPIQAVARAYRVRTRRVTLRGEWWKRDNGPLLGRLAERSRAVALFPLPDGGYNLVDPFARTETRVDDKVAETIGHFAFTLYSPFAPDPLNARDLWRFGQHNIRRDRTTAILAGAGVALLGLVTPMAIGMLYDVVIPGADRAQLLQLTIGLVIAALASVLFQVARGFALLRIESKVGPRLQAAVLDRLLSLPLPFFRDYAAGDLADRAMAIEEMRRILSGAVVTVLLGGLFSLANFGLLFYYSPHLAKLAAFLIALAVLTTGVVSYAQLRSQRAILQLRAKNSGLVLQLLTGLSKLRLVGAEPQAFALWARLFSDQRVQQYRARTLGNLLSVFNAAFPVLATLVLFWSAAPAGPGGPGAGGAPVPDALATGDFLAFVAAFNFSLGAMLSSSTALIGALVVIPLFEQVAPILRATPEVHAGKHDPGELSGAVELQHVTFRYHGDGPTVLQDVSIRVQPGEFVALVGSSGSGKSTIVRMLLGFETPETGSVTFDEQELSGLDLLAVRRQIGVVVQNSGLMSGDIFTNITGPTTATMDDAWEAARMAGLDEDIKQMPMGMYTVINTGGGTLSGGQRQRLMIARALVHRPRILFFDEATSALDNRTQEIVSHSLDTLKVTRVVVAHRLSTIRNADRIYVIQNGSVAEHGTYDELFARDGLFAELARRQLV
- a CDS encoding NHLP family bacteriocin export ABC transporter peptidase/permease/ATPase subunit, with the protein product MTALLERARGRAGGEDAPPSPRRRRVPTVLQMEAVECGGASLAMILAHHGRYVPLEELRIACGISRDGSKASNIVRAARTFGLTSKGYKLEPAALRRMPLPMIVHWNFNHFLVLEGFGSRGRVFLNDPAYGPRVVSDKELDESFTGVALVMEPGPEFKPGGEGRSLVSALRRRLPRSHAALAFIVLAGLALVVPGLVVPTFSRVYVDAVLIRGLSDWVTPLLAAMGVTALFMAALTWLQQLYLLRLETKLSLTASTRFFWHVLHLPMQFLSQRFPGEIASRVGLNDRAAHVLSGELATTLLSIVVVAFYAVLMSGYDLWMTAVVVATAALNIVALVAVSRRRTDLSYRLAKDYGRSVGTTMGGLMNIETLKSTGSESDFFARWAGQYAKVVNAKQELGGQTQLLSVLPTLLMALSSTLVLGLGGQRVMDGEMSMGMLVAFQALMLAFLTPVNRLVALGSTLHEVGSDLNRLDDVLRAEVRYTHEAPDEEAHRTKLDGHLEIQRMSFGYSRLEPALIQDFNLTLKPGSRVALVGGSGSGKSTVARVVSGLYDPWAGQVLLDGLPRAGHARRTLISSLAVVDQDIFLFEGTIRENLTMWDDTVSDADLVQAARDACIHDEISARTGGYSGKVEEGGRNFSGGQRQRLEIARALVNNPTLLVLDEATSALDPITEKEIDDNLRRRGCMCLIVAHRLSTIRDCDEIVVLDRGRIVERGTHDELKARGGAYSQLIAME